In Actinoplanes octamycinicus, the genomic window GCCTGCTGCGATCAGTGCGGTGGTCTCGTCGCCCGGTGTCATCGGCACGGTGGGCTCGTCCGCCGCGGGTGTCACCGCGGTGGCTTCCTCGGCCGGCGCCGCGTCGGTCTGGTCGGATGTGGCGGCGCCAGGTGGTGTCACCCTGGGCTCGTCGGACATCGGGTTTCCTCCGCTTCGACGCTACCTGCCGACACGTCCGCAGGGCCCGTCGTTGAATTGATCGGCTTGCCAGCGCGCGAGGCTAGCACTCGCCGTCAATTTCGACCGAGATGGCGGACATCTGCTGGTAAATGACGTGCCGGAATCGGTCACCGATGCCACAGTCACTCCGGTGAAGATGCACCCCGATCAGGTCGACATCAGCGCCGGGACGGTCGCGGCCCTGGTCGCGAGCCAGTTCCCCGAGTGGCGGGCGCTGCCGATCGTGCCGGTCCCCTCCGACGGCACGGTGAACGCGCTGTTCCGGCTCGGTGACGACATCGTGCTGCGGTTCCCGCTGCGGCCGGCCGCCGGCGAGGAGCGCCGGCAGGAGCTGGCCGACGAGCAGGAGAACGCGCGCCGGGTCCGCCGGCATGTCCCGCTGCCGGTTCCCGAGCCGCTCGGGCTGGGCCGGCCCGGTCCCGGCTATCCCGGTTTCTGGTCGCTGTCCCGGTGGATTCCGGGACGGACGGTCACCCCGCGGGAGATGGGTGATCCGGACGTCTTCGCCGCCGATCTGGCCGGGTTCGTGACCGCCGTGCACGCGATCGACACCGAGGGCCGGGTCTGGAACGGGCGCAGCCGCGGTGGCCCGCTGCACCTCGCGGACGCCGAGGTGCGGCAGGCGCTGCGGGCGAGCGGCCGGCTCACCGACACCGGCCGGCTCGCCCGGATCTGGGACGAGTGCCGGGACGCGCCGGCCGGCGCCGGTCCCGGTGTCTGGCTGCACGGCGACCTGATGCCGGGCAACCTGCTGGTCCGCGACGGTCGGCTGGCCGCGGTCATCGATCTGGGCGCGATGGCGGTCGGCGATCCCGCCGTCGACCTGATGCCGGCCTGGAACCTGCTGCCGGCGAGCGCCCGGGAGACCTACCGGCGGGCGCTCGCCGTGGACGACGCGACCTGGCAGCGCGGCCGCGGCTGGGCGCTGGTCCAGGCGATCATGGCGCTGCCGTACTACGTCGACACCAACCCGGCGATGGCCGCGACTGCCCGGCACACCCTCGACGCCCTGCTCGCCTGACGCCCCGGGGAGACGACAAGGCCGGCTCAGGTGCGGGCGTCCAGCTCCACCCGGGTCGGCGGCGCGGCACCGGCCCGCGCCACGGTGAGTCCCGCGACCAGGGCGGCGTGGGAGAGCACCTCCCGGACCTCCGCCGCACCGATCGCCCGCAGCCGCTCCCGCGCCGCGACCCCGAGCAGCTTCCGCCCCTCCAGCGCGTCGAGCAGCCCGGACATGAAGGCGTCCCCGGCCCCGACGGTGTCGACCACGGTCACGGTCACCCGGGGCACCGACACCTCGGCGCCGGCTGTCACCGCGACCGCGCCCTCCGCCCCCAGCGTCACGCAGACCAGTGCCGGGCCCCGCTCCAGCAGAGCGCGGGCCGCGTCCCGCGCCGGCGTCCCGGGGTAGAGCCATGCGAGGTCCTCGTCGCTGGCCTTGACCACGTCACTGACCGCGGCGATCGCCTCCACCCGGGCCCGGCAGTGCTCCCGGTCGCCGACCAGCGAGGGCCGGATGTTCGGGTCGTAACTGATGGTCGTGGTGGCCCGCCGGGCGTGCACCAGCGACTCGACGTCGGTGCCGCCCGGCGCCATCAGCGCCGCGATCGACCCGGTGTGCAGGTGCGCGGCCGGCTCGTCCGGGGCCGGGCCGCCCGGCCAGCGCGGCCAGTCGACGGCGAAGTCGTACCGGGCGGAGCCGTCCGGCTGCAGCTCGGCGAGCGCCCGGGAGGTGACCCCGGTGATCGGCGCGAGCAGGTTCACGCCGGCGCCGGTGAGGTGCTCGCGCAGCAGGTCACCGGCCGGGTCGGCGCCGAGGTGGGTCCACAGGCCGACGTCGTTGCCGAGCCGGGCCAGGCCGACCGCCACGTTCGCCGGGCTGCCGCCGGGCAGTTCCCGGCGGGCGGTGCCGGGCAGTTCCCGGCGGGCGGTGCCGGGCAGTTCGGGGTCGGCCGTGCCGGGCACGGTGAGGACGTCCAGGATGGACTCGCCGACGACCAGGAAGCGCCTCATCGCACGGCTCCCATCGCGCAGGCCGCGGCCAGGCCGGGAGTGAGCGGGGCCCGCGGGATCAGGGTGGCCTGCACCGCGTGGTAGAGGTCCGGCTTGCCCGGCCAGGTCGACGCGGCCGGCCGGTTGGCGGTGTCCAGCTCGTGCCACCAGGAGCCCTGCTCGCGGTCCAGGAAGTGCTCGCGCACGTAGGCCGACCAGGTGTCGAACCACTCGGCGCAGTCCCGCTCGCCGGTGCGCCGGTGCAGGGCGGCGGCCGCGGCGAGCGCTTCGGCGGCGACCCAGTGCATCCGTTCCCGGACCACCGGGGTGCCGTCCCAGTCGGTGGTGTAGACGAAGCCGGGCGCGCCGTCGACCGCCCAGCCGTCCGCGACGGCCTGGTGGAACAGGGCTTCCGCGGCGGGCGACAGCCAGTCCGGAGCGGCCGTGCCGAGGGTCGCCTCCAGGTGCAGGATCAGCCGCGACCACTCCAGGGCGTGGCCGACCGTCGCGCCGAACGGCTTGAACGGGTCCCGCGGCCGGTCCCGGTGGTAGTCCAGCAGGGGCCGCCATCCGGCGTCGTAGTGTTCCGGCAGCCGCCAGCCGTGCGCGCGGCCCCAGCCGGTGGTCCGCTCGGTGATCGCCAGGGCGCGGTCCAGGCACTCCCGCTGCCCGGTCGCGTCGTAGGCGGCGAGCATCGCCTCGACCGCGTGCATGTTGGCGTTCAGCCCGCGGTAGTCGTCGAGCCGCTGCCACCGGGTGTCCCACTCGTCGGCGAACATCCGGTGCTCCGGTTCCCAGAACCGCCCGGTGAGCGTGCCGAGCGCCTCGGTCAGCAGCCGGCGGGCGCCCGGCCGGTGGGCCAGCGTGCCGGAGGCCGCGGCGAGCACCACGAAGGCGTGGTCGTAGCAGGATTTCCCGGTGGCCGGCACGCCGTCCGCGGCGACCGAGGGGTGCCAGCCGCCGTGCCGGTCGTCGTGCAGCACCCCGGTCAGGCCGGCCAGCGCGGTGTCCGCGAGGGTGTCGGCGCCGGGCACGCCGAGCAGGTGGGCCAGGCTGTAGACGTGCGCCATCCGGGCGGTGATCCAGGTCTGGACCGGGGCGTGCAGGTCCGGCGTGCCGTCGGTGCGCAGCCAGGCCGCGCCGCCCAGCGGGTGCGGGAACGCGCGCCCGAAGCCGAGCAGCCGCCCGGTCTCCTCGGGAAGCCAGCCGGTGTCCGGCGGGGGTGTGACCGAAGACATCAGTAGATCTCTTTCTCTCAGATCAACAACACGATTCGCGTACGGTCAGCCCGTGCTGTCCCGTTCCACGATGTGCGCCTGCGGGGCCTCGTACACCTCGTGCACGGAGTGTTCGCGCATCGCGTCGAGCACCGCGCCCGCGGCGATCTCGCCGATCCGGCCGACGTCGTGGCTCATCGCGGAGAGCGCCGGCAGCGCGAGCTGGCACTGCGCGGAGTCGTCCCAGGCCACCACCGAGAGGTCGCCGGGCACGCTGAGGCCGTGCTTGCGGATCGTCTCCATGCCGCTGAGCGCCATCACGTCGTTGTCGTAGACGATCGCGGTCGGCCGGACCGGGTGGCCGGCCAGCAGCTGGGCGGTGGTCACCCGGCCGGACTCCTGCGAGTAGTCGCCCTCGGCGCTGATCAGGGTGACCCCGCGGTCGGCCGCCTCGGCCCGGAAGCCGCCCAGCCGCAGCTGGGTGTGCGCCAGTGAGCGCGGCCCGCTGACGTGCCCGACCACGGTGTGCCCGCGGCCGGCCAGGAACCGGACCGCCTCCCGGGCCGAGCCGGCGTCGTCGGTCCAGACCGTGGGCAGCCCGTCCGCGGTGGACGGGTCGCCGACCACCACGGCCGGCAGGCCGAGCCGGCGGACCAGGTCGACGCGCTCGTCGCCGGGGCTGAGGTCGACCATGATCACCGCGCCGACCCGCTGCTCGGCCGACCACTGCTGGTAGGTGGCGCTCTCCGCCGTGTGGTCGGTGACCACCTTGACCAGCACCGAGATCCCGGCCGGGATGAGCAGCCGTTCCAGCCCCTCGATGAACTCGTGGTAGTACGGCTCCTCGCCGAGCACCTGGGACGCCCGGGCCAGCACGAGGCCGACCCGCCGTGGTCGTTGTGTCACCGGTTCCTCCCCTTCGGGTGGCTTTCTCACGAGGTCCGTCCCGGGGTGTGGCCGGGCGCCACGGCCGCCTGGACGACCAGCACCGCGGCGCCGATCCCGGCCGCGTCGCGGGGCTGGGCGGAGATCTCCACGGACACGCTGTGCCGGTGCCGGGAGTACGCCGCGCCGTCCAGCTGGGCGCGCAGCCGGCGGGCGAAGATCGACCCGGCGAGCGCGACGCCCGGGCCGGTGAGCACCAGCCGGCCCAGGTCGAGCAGGTTCACCACCGAGGTCGCCGCCACCGCCAGACAGGTGGCCGCCTGGTCCAGCACCGCGTAGGCGGCCGCGTCGCCGTTGACCGCGGCCCGGGCGATCGCCTCGTACGCGTGCGACTCGCCACCGTCCAGCGGCAGCCGGGACCGCAGCTCGGGGATCTTCCGGGCGGCCTGCACGGTGGCCCCGGTGGACGCGTACTGCTGCACGCAGCCCCGGTTGCCGCACGGGCACGACCGGCCCCGGTGGTCGATGGACATGTGCCCGAACTCGCCGGCGCCGAAGCCGGCCCCGCGGAACAGCGCGCCACCGAAGACCAGCCCGGCGCCGATCCCGGTGCCCAGGTAGAGGCACCCGAACGCCTGCTCGCGGGAGACCCGGCGGCTCCAGAACTCGCCCAGCGCCGCCGCGGCCGCGTCGTTCTCCAGCAGGACCGGCACCCCGATCCGGGCGGACAGCTCGGGGCGCAGGCCGGACGGCAGCGTGCCGGGGGCCACCACGGCCAGCCCCTCGATCCGCTCGCGGGGCAGGTCCAGGCCCGCGGTGAAGTGCTCGAACCGGTCGGCCAGCCGGTCCGCCCGGCCGTCGTCGCCGGGCAGCCGGGGGACCGCCTCGCGGCCGACCACGCCGCCGGTGAGGTCGACCGCGACGCAGGTGACGGTCTCCGGGCCGAGGTGGAACCCGATGCCGAAGCGGCTGGCCGGGTTGATCGCGATGAGCTTGCGCGGCCGGCCGTGCGCCGAGTCGAGCGAGCCGATCTCGTGGATGATGCCGTCCGCGATCAGCTCCCGGACGATGTTCGAGATCGACGGCTGGGTGAGGCCGGTCAGGTCGACGAGCTCACCGCGGCTGATCGCCACCGCGGACCGGATGACGTCGACGATGAGGGCGCGGCTGCCCGGCCCCGCCGCCGGCGCTTCTCGACGTGCCATGCGGTGCCACCTCCCTTTTCTGGCCTGTTCCGGATGGAGCCGCTGAGATTACAGCACCGGATAAATTAATAATCTAATCTTGACACCGTCGTAACGGCCGTCTCATGCTGGGCGCTCCACAGGGCTGAACAAGCAGGACGGATACCGGCATGATCAATAGAAGGACCTTCCTCGGCCTCGGCACGGCCGCGGCGCTGGCGCTCACCGCCGGCTGCACCGGCGGCGCGAGCGACGACACCGCCGACCAGGGCGACTTCTCCGGCGACATCAAGGGCACCATCACGGTGCTGACCAACCGCACCGACCTGGTCAGCACGACGCTGCCGGAGTACGCGAAGAAGTTCGAGGCCAAGTACCCGGGCACCAAGGTCACGTTCCAGGGCGTCACGAACTACGACGACGACGTGACCACCCAGCTCAGCGGCGGCGACTACGGCGACGTGCTGATGGTCCCGAACCCGGTCGCCATCGACCAGTACAGCCAGTTCTTCGAGCCGCTCGGCACCCAGGACGAGCTCAAGGCGAAGTACCGGTTCCTCAGCCCGGCGACCTACCAGGGCAAGGTCTACGCGCTGTCAGTGGGCGGCGTGGCCAAGGGCTTCGTGATCAACAAGCGGATCTGGGCGCAGGCCGGGATCACCGCGCCGCCGAAGACGCCGGAGGAGTTCCTGGCCGGCCTCAAGGCGATCGACGCCAAGACCGACGCCGTGCCGTACTACACCAACTA contains:
- a CDS encoding aminoglycoside phosphotransferase family protein, with product MHPDQVDISAGTVAALVASQFPEWRALPIVPVPSDGTVNALFRLGDDIVLRFPLRPAAGEERRQELADEQENARRVRRHVPLPVPEPLGLGRPGPGYPGFWSLSRWIPGRTVTPREMGDPDVFAADLAGFVTAVHAIDTEGRVWNGRSRGGPLHLADAEVRQALRASGRLTDTGRLARIWDECRDAPAGAGPGVWLHGDLMPGNLLVRDGRLAAVIDLGAMAVGDPAVDLMPAWNLLPASARETYRRALAVDDATWQRGRGWALVQAIMALPYYVDTNPAMAATARHTLDALLA
- a CDS encoding PfkB family carbohydrate kinase; protein product: MRRFLVVGESILDVLTVPGTADPELPGTARRELPGTARRELPGGSPANVAVGLARLGNDVGLWTHLGADPAGDLLREHLTGAGVNLLAPITGVTSRALAELQPDGSARYDFAVDWPRWPGGPAPDEPAAHLHTGSIAALMAPGGTDVESLVHARRATTTISYDPNIRPSLVGDREHCRARVEAIAAVSDVVKASDEDLAWLYPGTPARDAARALLERGPALVCVTLGAEGAVAVTAGAEVSVPRVTVTVVDTVGAGDAFMSGLLDALEGRKLLGVAARERLRAIGAAEVREVLSHAALVAGLTVARAGAAPPTRVELDART
- a CDS encoding AGE family epimerase/isomerase, coding for MSSVTPPPDTGWLPEETGRLLGFGRAFPHPLGGAAWLRTDGTPDLHAPVQTWITARMAHVYSLAHLLGVPGADTLADTALAGLTGVLHDDRHGGWHPSVAADGVPATGKSCYDHAFVVLAAASGTLAHRPGARRLLTEALGTLTGRFWEPEHRMFADEWDTRWQRLDDYRGLNANMHAVEAMLAAYDATGQRECLDRALAITERTTGWGRAHGWRLPEHYDAGWRPLLDYHRDRPRDPFKPFGATVGHALEWSRLILHLEATLGTAAPDWLSPAAEALFHQAVADGWAVDGAPGFVYTTDWDGTPVVRERMHWVAAEALAAAAALHRRTGERDCAEWFDTWSAYVREHFLDREQGSWWHELDTANRPAASTWPGKPDLYHAVQATLIPRAPLTPGLAAACAMGAVR
- a CDS encoding LacI family DNA-binding transcriptional regulator, with the protein product MTQRPRRVGLVLARASQVLGEEPYYHEFIEGLERLLIPAGISVLVKVVTDHTAESATYQQWSAEQRVGAVIMVDLSPGDERVDLVRRLGLPAVVVGDPSTADGLPTVWTDDAGSAREAVRFLAGRGHTVVGHVSGPRSLAHTQLRLGGFRAEAADRGVTLISAEGDYSQESGRVTTAQLLAGHPVRPTAIVYDNDVMALSGMETIRKHGLSVPGDLSVVAWDDSAQCQLALPALSAMSHDVGRIGEIAAGAVLDAMREHSVHEVYEAPQAHIVERDSTG
- a CDS encoding ROK family protein; translated protein: MARREAPAAGPGSRALIVDVIRSAVAISRGELVDLTGLTQPSISNIVRELIADGIIHEIGSLDSAHGRPRKLIAINPASRFGIGFHLGPETVTCVAVDLTGGVVGREAVPRLPGDDGRADRLADRFEHFTAGLDLPRERIEGLAVVAPGTLPSGLRPELSARIGVPVLLENDAAAAALGEFWSRRVSREQAFGCLYLGTGIGAGLVFGGALFRGAGFGAGEFGHMSIDHRGRSCPCGNRGCVQQYASTGATVQAARKIPELRSRLPLDGGESHAYEAIARAAVNGDAAAYAVLDQAATCLAVAATSVVNLLDLGRLVLTGPGVALAGSIFARRLRAQLDGAAYSRHRHSVSVEISAQPRDAAGIGAAVLVVQAAVAPGHTPGRTS